From the Streptococcus sp. 29887 genome, one window contains:
- a CDS encoding rhodanese-related sulfurtransferase translates to MSKDIRVLLYYKYVPIENAKEYAAEHLAFCKSIGLKGRILIADEGINGTVSGDYETTQKYMDYVHANPLFSDLWFKIDEENEQAFKKMFVRYKKEIVHLGLEDNDFDNDIDPLVTTGAYLSPKEFKEALLDEDTVVLDTRNDYEYDLGHFRGAIRPDIRNFRELPQWVRDNKEKFMDKRVVVYCTGGVRCEKFSGWMVREGYKDVGQLHGGIATYGKDPEVRGELWDGKMYVFDERIAVDVNHVDPVVVGKDWFDGTPCERYVNCGNPFCNRRILTSEENEHKYVRGCSAECRAHERNRYISENGLTRQEWSERLEVIGEELPVFV, encoded by the coding sequence ATGTCAAAAGACATTCGTGTATTGTTATACTACAAGTATGTTCCAATTGAAAATGCCAAGGAGTATGCTGCTGAGCACTTGGCTTTCTGTAAGTCTATCGGACTAAAAGGACGTATTTTGATTGCTGATGAGGGAATCAACGGTACTGTTTCTGGTGACTATGAAACAACTCAAAAGTACATGGACTACGTTCATGCTAATCCACTCTTCAGCGATTTGTGGTTTAAGATTGATGAAGAAAATGAGCAAGCTTTCAAGAAAATGTTTGTTCGTTATAAAAAAGAAATTGTTCATCTTGGTTTGGAAGACAACGACTTTGACAACGATATTGACCCACTCGTGACAACAGGTGCCTACCTATCACCAAAAGAGTTCAAAGAGGCTCTCTTGGATGAAGATACAGTTGTTTTGGATACCCGTAACGACTACGAGTACGACCTAGGTCACTTCCGCGGAGCTATCCGCCCAGATATCCGCAACTTCCGTGAGTTGCCGCAATGGGTTCGTGATAACAAAGAAAAATTCATGGACAAGCGCGTGGTGGTTTACTGTACTGGTGGTGTTCGCTGTGAGAAATTCTCAGGCTGGATGGTTCGTGAAGGCTACAAGGATGTCGGTCAGCTGCACGGTGGTATCGCAACCTATGGTAAAGACCCAGAAGTACGTGGTGAATTGTGGGATGGTAAGATGTACGTCTTTGACGAGCGTATCGCGGTCGATGTTAACCATGTAGACCCAGTTGTCGTTGGTAAGGACTGGTTCGATGGCACACCATGTGAGCGCTATGTCAACTGTGGCAATCCATTCTGTAACCGCCGTATCTTGACCTCAGAAGAAAATGAACACAAGTATGTCCGTGGCTGTTCAGCGGAATGCCGTGCCCATGAGCGCAACCGTTACATCTCAGAAAACGGTTTGACTCGCCAAGAATGGTCAGAGCGTTTGGAAGTGATTGGTGAAGAGTTACCAGTATTTGTATAA